One Desulfovibrio sp. genomic region harbors:
- a CDS encoding response regulator, translated as MIQPKKNLSPLRLLIIDQAPDFTLSLANRLHGLSGFETTWRTASSVADAWEAIALESFDVILAGLPLPAPHGADPGELATVFSDLPVVGFSDSGSHLFLHSSLSENVVMVLPKSKLDNMLLEQSILCALGRAKLCRQLASAQASLVSTEKRFQNIIANNADGIVVVDLDGLIHFANPSAERLFGATAEQLAGEPFGHALIPGGTMEIEVLSRDGVLKTVEMRVVQSRWDTGELVYLASLRDISSRKQLELDLTTMKEAAETANRAKSQFLANMSHEIRTPMNGILGMSELLLASELTRKQRDYLDMVRQSAVSLMEILNDILDFSKIEAGKLELENQVFDLHATIRSAIRIFTALAQNKGLTLNYSIAGDVPKRMRGDPGRLRQIIVNLVGNAVKFTTDGTVQLKAECLRQPDPHSTLATVRISVSDTGPGIPASKLDTIFESFTQADNSPTRKHYGTGLGLAICKHLVGRMNGDIWVESTEGRGSEFVFEIKLEAMDEGPPAPLPKPAAKPKLSPLTILLAEDNPINQMFAIEILEQDGHKVIAVGNGVEALATLAEQKVDVVLMDIQMPGMDGLEATRRIRSGDHPGVPKDIPIIAMTAHALKGDRERFLESGMDGYLSKPVGSEEIQAALHQVLMPKNDATSQEDSLAGSSILNEQWLLDKARGNRDFLKKLFAVFVDQQPAKLAEMRQALAEGDLKEVSFMAHTLKGGAATMGAEVLKDRAYELEKASKSGDADLVERELDALQLEMEETVQAMRQFMDS; from the coding sequence ATGATTCAACCCAAGAAGAATCTCTCTCCCCTGCGCCTTCTTATCATCGATCAGGCGCCGGACTTTACCCTTTCCTTGGCCAACCGTCTCCACGGTCTGTCCGGATTCGAGACGACCTGGCGGACGGCCTCGTCTGTCGCGGACGCCTGGGAGGCCATCGCCCTGGAGAGTTTCGACGTCATTCTGGCCGGACTTCCCCTTCCCGCACCGCATGGCGCGGACCCCGGGGAACTGGCGACGGTCTTTTCCGACCTGCCCGTGGTCGGTTTCAGCGATTCAGGTTCCCATCTCTTCCTGCATTCGTCGCTCAGTGAGAACGTGGTCATGGTCTTGCCGAAGTCCAAGCTGGACAACATGCTGCTGGAACAGAGCATCCTGTGCGCCCTGGGCAGGGCGAAGCTCTGCCGCCAGCTGGCATCGGCGCAGGCGTCCCTTGTGTCCACGGAAAAGCGGTTCCAGAACATCATCGCCAACAACGCCGACGGCATCGTTGTGGTGGACCTGGACGGGCTGATCCACTTCGCCAACCCCAGCGCTGAACGGCTTTTCGGGGCCACGGCCGAACAACTCGCCGGAGAACCGTTCGGGCACGCCCTCATCCCCGGCGGCACAATGGAGATAGAGGTGCTTTCCCGGGACGGCGTGCTGAAAACGGTGGAGATGCGCGTGGTGCAGTCGCGCTGGGATACCGGGGAATTGGTCTACCTGGCCTCGCTACGAGACATCAGTTCCCGCAAACAGCTCGAACTGGACCTGACCACCATGAAGGAGGCCGCGGAAACCGCCAACCGGGCCAAGAGCCAGTTCCTGGCCAACATGAGCCACGAGATCCGCACCCCCATGAACGGGATTCTGGGCATGAGCGAACTTTTGCTCGCATCTGAACTGACCCGCAAACAGCGGGATTATCTGGACATGGTTCGCCAGTCCGCTGTTTCGCTTATGGAAATATTGAACGACATCCTGGACTTTTCCAAGATTGAGGCCGGGAAACTCGAGCTGGAAAACCAGGTGTTCGACCTGCACGCCACCATACGAAGCGCAATCCGCATTTTTACCGCGCTGGCCCAGAACAAGGGGCTCACGCTCAACTACAGCATCGCCGGAGATGTGCCCAAAAGGATGCGGGGCGATCCCGGCAGGCTCCGCCAGATCATCGTCAATCTGGTGGGAAATGCGGTCAAGTTCACCACGGACGGCACGGTCCAGCTCAAGGCCGAGTGTTTGCGCCAGCCGGACCCCCATTCCACTCTGGCCACGGTGCGCATCAGCGTGTCCGACACCGGCCCTGGCATTCCAGCGAGCAAGCTGGACACCATTTTTGAAAGCTTCACCCAAGCGGACAACTCCCCCACCAGAAAACACTATGGCACGGGTTTGGGGCTGGCCATCTGCAAACATCTGGTCGGGAGAATGAACGGCGACATCTGGGTGGAAAGCACCGAGGGCCGAGGAAGCGAATTTGTTTTCGAGATCAAGCTCGAGGCCATGGACGAGGGGCCACCGGCGCCCTTGCCCAAGCCGGCCGCAAAGCCTAAATTAAGTCCCTTGACCATACTGCTCGCGGAAGACAACCCCATCAACCAGATGTTCGCGATAGAGATACTTGAGCAGGACGGGCACAAGGTAATCGCGGTTGGAAACGGCGTTGAGGCCCTGGCCACCTTGGCTGAGCAGAAGGTTGACGTGGTGCTTATGGACATCCAGATGCCCGGCATGGACGGCCTGGAAGCCACTCGCCGCATCAGGTCCGGAGACCATCCCGGCGTGCCAAAAGATATACCGATCATCGCCATGACGGCCCACGCGCTCAAAGGGGACCGGGAACGTTTTCTTGAGTCCGGCATGGACGGATATCTGTCCAAGCCGGTCGGTTCAGAAGAGATTCAGGCCGCCTTGCATCAGGTTCTCATGCCGAAAAACGACGCTACGTCCCAGGAGGACTCCTTGGCAGGATCCAGTATCCTCAATGAACAATGGCTTCTCGACAAGGCTCGCGGAAACAGGGATTTCTTGAAAAAGCTCTTCGCCGTGTTCGTGGACCAGCAGCCGGCCAAACTCGCGGAAATGCGCCAAGCCCTGGCCGAAGGCGACCTGAAGGAAGTGTCCTTCATGGCGCACACCCTCAAAGGCGGAGCTGCCACCATGGGGGCCGAGGTGTTAAAAGACAGGGCCTACGAGCTGGAAAAAGCCTCCAAATCCGGCGATGCCGATCTGGTGGAGAGAGAATTGGATGCCCTTCAGTTGGAAATGGAGGAAACAGTTCAGGCCATGCGCCAATTCATGGATAGCTGA
- a CDS encoding RtcB family protein — protein sequence MDMDLLERIDAWRWQYRQRGTMLVQAVVFGSRDIVRALDDSAARQIANVACLPGIVEAAYAMPDAHTGYGFPIGGVAAFDPDQGGIVSAGGVGYDIACGVRTITTGISEADIRPVLERLCDRLFASVPAGVGKTGSLVLKGKDMDAMLDGGAVWAIRKGFGEKADLEHTEDSGRAQGADPSLVSDQAKKRQLAQTGTLGSGNHYLEIQLVEELFDKKAAQVYGISQGEVVVSIHCGSRGLGHQVASDYLDRMLKEAPKHGLALPDPELACAPILSTLGQEYLAAMRAGINCALANRQVLTHLVRQVLAEFFPTLRARLLFDVSHNTCKEETHLVKGKPRNLFVHRKGATRAWGPSHPGLPAWLRGAGQPMLVGGSMGTASYILAGTDLSLERSFGSACHGAGRSMSRSQALKRFPGREVIESLARNGVIIRAHGYKGVSEEAPGAYKNIDAVVESAVGAGLASKVARLRPLACVKG from the coding sequence ATGGATATGGACCTCTTGGAACGCATCGATGCCTGGCGCTGGCAGTACAGACAGCGGGGGACGATGCTCGTCCAGGCCGTGGTGTTCGGCTCCAGGGACATCGTGCGCGCCCTGGACGACTCCGCCGCCCGCCAGATAGCCAATGTGGCCTGCCTGCCGGGCATCGTGGAAGCCGCTTACGCCATGCCGGACGCCCATACGGGGTACGGCTTTCCCATAGGGGGCGTGGCCGCCTTCGACCCGGACCAGGGCGGAATAGTGTCCGCCGGAGGCGTCGGCTACGACATAGCCTGCGGCGTGCGGACCATCACCACGGGCATTTCTGAGGCCGACATCCGTCCTGTTCTGGAAAGGCTCTGCGACCGGCTTTTCGCCAGCGTGCCGGCGGGGGTCGGGAAAACCGGTTCCCTTGTGCTCAAGGGCAAGGACATGGACGCCATGCTGGATGGCGGCGCGGTATGGGCCATCCGCAAGGGCTTCGGGGAAAAGGCCGATCTGGAACATACGGAAGACTCCGGCCGGGCCCAGGGTGCTGATCCGTCCCTGGTTTCGGACCAGGCCAAGAAGCGCCAGCTCGCGCAGACAGGCACCCTCGGCTCCGGGAACCACTACCTGGAAATCCAGCTTGTCGAAGAACTCTTCGACAAAAAAGCCGCCCAGGTCTACGGAATCTCCCAGGGTGAGGTGGTTGTGAGCATCCACTGCGGATCGCGCGGGCTAGGCCACCAGGTAGCATCGGACTATCTGGACAGGATGCTTAAAGAAGCCCCCAAGCACGGCCTTGCCCTGCCCGATCCCGAACTGGCCTGCGCGCCCATTCTCTCCACGCTTGGGCAGGAGTACCTGGCCGCCATGCGCGCGGGAATCAACTGCGCCCTGGCCAATCGCCAGGTTCTCACCCATCTCGTGCGCCAGGTATTGGCGGAGTTCTTTCCAACCCTCAGGGCGCGGCTTCTTTTCGACGTGTCCCACAACACCTGCAAGGAAGAAACCCACCTGGTCAAAGGCAAGCCCCGCAATCTTTTCGTGCACCGCAAAGGCGCCACCAGGGCCTGGGGGCCGTCCCACCCCGGCCTGCCCGCGTGGCTTCGCGGCGCCGGGCAGCCCATGCTGGTGGGCGGCAGCATGGGGACGGCCTCCTATATCCTTGCCGGCACGGATCTTTCGCTTGAGCGCTCCTTTGGCTCGGCCTGCCACGGAGCGGGCAGGAGCATGTCCCGGTCCCAGGCGCTGAAGCGTTTTCCAGGCCGGGAGGTCATTGAATCCTTGGCCAGAAATGGAGTAATCATAAGGGCCCACGGGTACAAGGGGGTGAGCGAGGAGGCTCCGGGCGCCTATAAAAACATAGACGCCGTGGTGGAAAGCGCCGTGGGTGCGGGGCTGGCCTCCAAGGTCGCCCGGCTGCGTCCGCTCGCGTGTGTGAAGGGGTAA